In the Acidobacteriota bacterium genome, TTCCTGCTCCTCGAGGAACGGCTGTAGATCGTCGTATTGGGACGGATTGCCCGAGATCTTCAGCCGCTCTTCCCGGGCGGCGGCGAAGGTTTCGGGGCGGCGGTGGCAGTAGATCAGCCGGAAGCCGACGGCATGGAGCCGCTCCTCGAGCCGATGAAAGTCGTAGTCCTTGCCTCGGCTGCGGCGTTGGTAGAGGCGGGTGGAGAGGTGAAAGCGGTCGACGATCCACGAGTAATAGCGCAGCTGCTCGAAGAGGCGCACCCAGGTTTCGTAGGTCTCCAACGCCAGCGCTTCCTCCTCCGGCGCGAAGTTGATCAGCCCGCGGCCCCACGGAGTGTCGGTGAAGCCGCACCATTCCGCCGACACGATGGGGGAGTGATAGCGGTAGCGTCGCGCGCCGACGATGCGCGGGTGCTCGTTGAGGGCGAAGGCCAGCTCCGTCTTGCCGGTGAGGCGGGTGCCTTCGAGGAGGATCTTGGGACAGAGCTTGTCGCCCATGGCGCTGAGAGGAGCGTCCGTGGACCCCGTCAATACCCTCGGGGCTGGCGCTCGTAGGTGCCCACGCGCTCCGCCTGATCGAGAATATGCCCTTCCATGGCCTTCAGCAGCTGCTCCTTGGTAGGGCTCTTGAGATCCGGGAGGGTGGTGTCGAGGGCGAAGAGCTGGAACACGTAGCGGTGGCGGCCGGTGGGCGGGCAGGGGCCGCCGTAGCCGCGCTGGTTCCAGTCGTTGAGGCCCTCCTGGGCGCCGGACGGCAGGTGGCGGGCAGTGAGGGCCTGAGGCAGGGCGGTGACGGTGCGGGGCACGTTGTAGAGCACCCAGTGGACCCAGGTGGTTTCCGGAGCCTTGGGGTCCGGGGCGTCGGGGTCGTCGACGATGAGGGCCAGGGTCTCGGTCTTGGCGGGCATGCCGGACCACGCCAGGGGCGGGGAGACGTTCTGGCTGTCGCAGGTGTAGATCTTGGGTATGTCTCCGTTTTGGGAGAAGGCCGGGGAGGTGAGCATCAGCGGCATCGGAATCTCCTCGGTGCCCTGCGGGCGGGGCAGGGATCGAGGCGACAGCGGCTCCCGTCGACAGGGCACTCTTCTAGTCTTGGCTGGTGGTTGCTTCGTTCGGTGCGTTGGGACATGACTTCAGGGTAACGCAATTGGGTGGCGATTCGCAGAAAGCCTTCAACTAGGAGCTGAAGAAGCCGGGGGCCGGAGTGCTTTCAGCATGCTAGCCTCCCGCCCATGCCGAGTCCCCAACCGAGCCTCAAGCCGAGGGAAGATTCCGTCGCCGAGCCCTCCCCTGCCGGGACTTCCCGAGAGGCCCCGCTGCTGAGGCTGTGGCGCTACGCCTCCGGGCACCGCAAGCACACCGTCGCTGCGGTGAGCTGCTCGGTGCTGAATAAATTCTTCGACCTGGCGCCGCCGGTGCTCATCGGTGCGGCGGTGGACATCGTGGTGCGGCGTCAGGATTCCATGCTCGCCGGCTTCGGTTTTACCGATCCCCGCCAGCAGATCGTCCTGCTGGCGATTCTCACCTTCATCATCTGGGCCCTCGAATCGGCCTTCGAGTACGCCTATGCGGTGCTTTGGCGCAACCTCGCCCAGAGCATTCAGCACGAGCTGCGGATGGATGCCTACGGTCATCTCCAGGGCCTCGAGATGGGCTTCTTCGAAGAGCGTTCCACCGGCGGTCTGATGTCGGTGCTGAGCGACGACATCAACCAGCTGGAGCGCTTCCTGGACGGTGGTGCCAACGATTTGCTGCAGGTAGCCACGACGGTGGTGCTGGTGGGCGTCGCTTTCTTCTACCTGGCGCCGACGGTGGCGTGGATGTCCTTCGTGCCCATTCCGCTGATCCTCTGGGGCTCCTTCCTCTTTCAGCGCCGAATCGCTCCGCGCTATGCCCAGGTGCGGGAGCGGGTGGCTTCCCTCAACGCCCAGCTGGCCAACAATCTCGGAGGCATCGCCACCATCAAGAGTTTCGCCGCCGAGGACCGCGAGGTGAAGCGGCTGGAAGGGGAGAGCCTGGCGTATCAGGAGAGCAACCGCCAGGCCATTCGCCTGAGCTCCGCCTTTTCGCCGCTGATCCGCATCGTGATCCTGGTGGGCTTCACCGCCACGCTGGTCTATGGCGGCTTTTTGGCCCTGGACGGCAGCCTGGAGGTGGGGGCCTACAGCGTCATGGTCTTCCTGACCCAGCGGCTGCTCTGGCCCCTCACCCGCCTGGGGGCGACCTTCGATCTCTACCAACGGGCCATGGCCTCGACCCATCGGGTGCTCGATCTGCTGCACACCCGGCCGGGGATCGAGAATGGCGAGGAGCCGCTGCTGCTGGATTCGGTGCGCGGGGAGATGGAGCTCCGGGGCGTGACCTTCGCCTATCGCCCGGGCTATCCGGTGCTGCGGGATCTGGATCTGCGGGTGGAAGCGGGCAAGACCACCGCCATCGTCGGCGCCACCGGAGCGGGGAAGAGCTCGGTGATCAAGCTGCTGCTGCGCTTCTACGATGTGCAGGAGGGGCGGGTGTGTCTGGACGGCATCGACCTGCACCGGCTGGATCTCGGCGACCTGCGGCGAGCCGTGGGGCTGGTGAGCCAGGACGTTTTCCTCTTTCACGGCACCGTGCGGGAGAACATCGCCTACGGCCGTCCCGACGCGGACTTCGAGGAGATCGTCGCCGCCGCCGGTCTGGCGGAGGCGGACGAATTCATCCGCCGGCTGCCGGAGGGCTACGACACGGTGGTGGGGGAGCGGGGGCAGCGGCTCTCCGGCGGTCAGCGTCAGCGCCTGTCCATCGCCCGGGCGATGCTCAAGGATCCACCGATCCTGATCCTCGACGAGGCCACCTCGGCGGTGGACAACGAGACCGAGGCGGCGATCCAACGCTCCCTGGCGCGGCTGTCGGTGGATCGCACGACGGTGGTCATCGCCCACCGCCTGTCCACCATCCGCCACGCCCACCGCATCTACGTCCTCGACGACGGTCAGGTAGCCGAGATGGGCAGTCATGAGGAGCTACTGGCCCAGGACGGTGTCTACGCCGGCCTGTGGAGCGTGCAGACCGGCGAGGCGGTGGCGGTGTGATCTGCTTCTTGGATAAGCGGGCTCTCAGCACCGCGGCCACTTCCTACGGTCGGAACGGTTCCGCGCCCAGGACGAGCTCGATCCAGCCGGTAGGGGCGACCCTCGTGGTCGCCCTTGGCGAAGGTCCATGATCGCCGAGGGCAGGCACAAGGCCTGCCCCTACCCCCCCAGATCCTGACTACATTCCGTTCGGTTTGTTCCCCGCATCCAACCGTGCACGGCCTGTTCTTTTTCCTCACCGGTGATTTGGAGAATCATCCTCGGTCGCTGGTCAGCTCTCCGAAGGGGGTATAGAATCCTGGGCCGTTGGGGCGCTGTGCTCGTAGGCCCGCGCTCCGCCGACCCGCGACGGTTCAGTTACCCGGAAAAAATCCCTACCCGAAGTTCAAGCTCAGAGGTGCCGATGCGCGTGCGAACTGCCATGTTGGAACAGCCGGTGACCACTCACCCGGACCAAACCTTCGACGAGCTGCTGCAGAACCTGGTGGGCAGCCGGCAGGCGACGGCGGCGGTGCTGGACGATGACGGGAAGTTGGTGGGGCTGGTGGGCATCCACGACGTGCTGCGCAAGATCGTGCCGCTGTACGTGGATCTGGACCACAAGCTGATGGAAGTGATGCACGAGGGCTACTTCGAGGAGCGCCTGGCGCGCCTCAAGGACACCCGGGTTCGCGACTTCATGTCCACCGAGCTCGACACCGTCACCCCCGACGACACCTTGATCAAAGCGGTGGTGATCATCGTGGAGAATCGCCGCAAGACGCTGCCGGTGATCGAGGACGGCAAGTTCCTCGGCATGATCACCCGCCGGAGCATCCTGGAGAAGGTCGTTCCCAGTCTCCCTTGATCACGAGTCTTCTTTGATCACGAGTTTTTCTTGACTACAAGTCTTTCCTGACCACATCGAGCGAGGCGCCGGGGGCTCTCGGCCCGGGCGGCTTCGCAATTTGGAGTTAGAGCATGGACTCTGCGCTGCACGGCGCTGACCAGGCGGTCAGCGGCGCTCAATACTGGCTTGCGGTGGGCATCTTCGTCACCTGCTTCATCCTCATCGTGTCGGAGAAGGTGCACAAGACCAAGGTCGCCCTCTTCGGTGCCGCCCTGACCATCGCCCTGCCGATCCTGACCCAGATGGAGGCATTCCACTCGCCGCACCTGGGGATCGACTACAACGTCATCTTCCTGCTCATCTCGATGATGATCATTGTGAACATCCTGGGCCGGAGCGGGGTCTTCGAATGGTCGGCGGTGAAGCTGGCGAAGCTGGCCCGGGGCCGTCCGTTTCCGATTTTGGCGATCTTCCTGGTCTTCACGGCGGTGTTCTCGGCGCTGCTGGACAATGTCACCACGGTATTGCTCTTCGCTCCGGTGACCTTGCTCATCGCCGACGAGCTGGAGCTCGATCCCATCCCCTTCCTCATCGGCGAAGCCCTGGCCTCCAATATTGGCGGCGCCGCCACCCTCATCGGCGACCCGCCGAACCTGATGATCGCCTCGCGCTCCGGGCTGGGCTTCATGGACTTCGTGGTCAATATGGGGCCGGCGGTGGTGGTGATGATGGGGGCGTTGCTGGTGGTGGTGTGGGCTTTCTTCGGCCGCCGCCTGACGGTGGACGAGGAGCGCCGCATGCATATCCTGTCGATGGACGAGAAGCGGCTGATCAAGGATCCGGTGCTGGTACGCAAGTCGCTGATCGTGATGGCGCTGGTGGCGGTGGGCTTCACTCTGCACAGCGTGACCCACACGGAACCGGCGACGGTAGCGCTCCTGGGCGCCGCCTTCCTGCTGCTGATCTCCCGCCTGGACACCCACGAGATCCTGTCGGAGGTGGAGTGGCCGACGATCTTTTTCTTCATCGGCCTCTACATCATCATCGGCGGCGTGGTGAAGGTGGGGTTGATCTCGGATCTATCGGAGGTGGTGATTCAGGCCACTCAGCCGACGGAGGAGTCGATGTTCACCACCTCCATCGTTTTGCTTTGGTTCTCCGGCATCGCGTCGGCGTTCCTGGACAACATTCCCTACGTGGCCACCATGTCGCCGCTGGTGGTGGACATGGCGACGACGGTCTTCCACGGTGCGGAGCACGCGGCGCCACTGACCCAGGAGACTCTGCATCATCCGGTGCTGCTGCCGGTGTGGTGGGCGCTGGCGCTGGGCTCGTGCCTGGGAGGCAACGGCACGCCCATCGGGGCGTCGGCGAATGTGGTGGTGCTGGGAATTTCGGAGAAGTCCGGCCGGCCGATCTCGTTCCTACGCTTCATGGCCTACGGGATGCCGATCATGCTGCTGACGCTGCTGATCTCCCACGTGTACTTGTATTTGAGATATTTCTAGCGAGTCCCGAGGATGCCCGGTCTTCCGGGCACCGCAGGACTCGACTCCCGCGAAGCCCACACTACCGGCGCTTGGCTTTTCGAAGGTTCTCAATCAGTCCTGGCGCGGCCGCGGATTCCCTCTTCCCAGGCCTCGTAGACACCGAAGGTGCGCATCTGGTCGCCGAGGTCGGTGGAGTCGATGAGCTCTTGGATTTCGGCGCGGGTTTGGCGTTGCCAGTCGACGTCCATGTTGGCGAAGCCGAGGGTGACGGCACCGGCGATGGCGGCGTTGAGGCGCAGCTGGGTCGGGTCCACCTTGTCGAAGGTGTCGGTGGCGGCGTGGTAGTTGGGGCCGTAGGTGGCGGACTCCTGGTTGGCTACCAGGTTGCCGACGCCCTGCATCATGAAGTCGTAGTTGTCGGTGCCGACGATGGGCACGTCCAGGTTGGTGAAGGGGCCGAGACCGGCCACCGGTTCCAGGGCCTTCTCCACCGCCGCCTGCAGCTCCGGCCGGCCGCCGGTGAAGAAGCCCGTCGTGCGTCCGTTGCCGATGTCGAAGGAGGAGGCCATCACCGTGCGGTCCATCTCGTCGGCGTGCTGCTGGGTGTAGCGCCAGGATCCGAAGAGCCCCTGCTCCTCCCCGTTCCACAGCGCGAAGCGGATGGTGCGTCGAGGCTGGATGCCCAGGCGGGTCATCTGCCGGGCCAGGTCGAGGACCAAGGCCACGTTGCAGCCGTTGTCCAGGGCGCCGGTGCCCAGACCCCAGGAATCCAGGTGTGCCCCCACCACGACGAACTCTTCCGGCTCCGCCGTTCCGCGGATCTCTCCAATGACATTGTGGCTCTCGTAGGGGCCGCCGGCGTCCACCTTCAGATCGAGGGTCAGCTCGAGAGGGGTGCCGGAGCGGAGAAGCCGTAGCGCCCGCTGGCCGGCGGTGCGCTCCACGATGGCCATGGGGTGCTGGTTGGCGGGGCCGCGGGAGGCGTTGTGGCGGTGCAGCACGTCCCGGGGCCGGGAACCGGTGTAGACCACCCCCGCCACCCCGGCGTCGAAGGCCCGAGCTTCCAGAGCGGCGCCTTCCGTGTACTCCCGGAAGAGACCGGGTACGTCCAGCAGCTCCTCCGTCTCGATGAGCACGAAGGCGTTCCGGGCTGCGTCCCCGAGGCGTTCGAAGTCCTCCGCAGTGCCCCGGCCACCGTCCACCAGCGGTGCCGTCAGCCCAGCCTCCGGGGTACCGGTGGAGTAGGGCATGGCCGCCACCCGCGGTTCGTAGGCGACGCCCTCACCTTCGATGTGCGCGCTGGCGGAAATCTCCAGCCAGCGGGCGGGCATGGTGAAGGCCTCGCTGCGCGCCTCCACTCCCGCATCCCGAAAGTGCTCCAGCGCCCATTCCACCGACCGCGCATTGGCCTCCGAGCCGGTGGGCCGGCCGCCCACCTCGTCGGTGAGGGAGCGGAGATCGTCGATCATCGGCGTATCCCCCAGCAGCGCCGAGACCAACCGTTGAACGTCGCTATCCGGCGGCGTCGGCTCATCGGCCGCTGCCATGGGCAGGGCGGAGGCAGCGATCAGGATGAGAAGGGCGACAAGGACGAGAGCACGGTGCTGCATCGGGGAACCTCCAAGCAAGGGCCTCGGTGAGACGCAATCCGCCGGCGTGCGGATCCTCGGCCGAAGGCGCTGGGATCAGGGGCTGAGGGCCGGATCTTATCCCAGGGCCTACCCAAGGACTCGGCTGGGCAGTGTCCTGGATGGAATCCGCTCAGGCCTCGGCACTGCTCGCCACCGCAGGCGGACGAGCCGTAGCGGCGCGCGGAAAACTCGCTGGCGCTCAAACAGTTCCGCGCGTTTCCCCGCTTCGGCTCGTGTCTGCGGTGGGTGCCTCGGAGTCTTCGCGGGATTCCATCCAGGACACTGCCCGTGCCCTACTTCGGTTGACGAATGCTCCGCGGCGCAGTAGTTTCTTCCTGCCTATGATTGTTTGATGCCTGAATTCGTTCGCTGAAGACAGCGCTTTCCGCGATCCTCTCTCGGCTCGCGGGCGGAGCCTGCCTTCATCCCTCGCTGCACCGTACCGGGCGGCGGGGGCTCGAGGACTGTTCAGAAAAAGGTATCGACCATCATGGAATTCGACTTCGTTTCGCATCCCGTCCTTCAAGACTTCGGCTACGACGACCCTTGGGCGCGGCACTTCGTACAGGCTAGCGCGCAGGCTACCGGTGCGTCCTCCTACCCCGCTCACGGATCCAGCATCCAGCCGGCGCGGGTGTTGTTCCACGCTTCCGAAAACTATCGAGTGATCACCGCCGCGGGCGAACGTGAGGCTCGCCCCGCCGGGCGGCTGCGGCGGGAAGGCGAGCTGCCGGTGGTAGGAGATTGGGTGGTGGCCGAGGGTCCTGCCGAACCCGGCGCCGGCCCCCTGTTGCTGACTACGGTCCTGCCGCGGTCCACCCGGCTCTCGCGCAAAGTGCCCGGAGCCCAGACCGTGGAGCAGGTGGTGGCAGCCAACGTCGACACCGTCTTCGTGGTCATGGGGTTGGACGGCGACTTCAACCTCCGCCGTCTGGAACGCTTCGCGGTGATGGTGTGGGAGAGCGGTGCTCAGCCGGTGGCGGTGCTGACCAAGGCAGATCTGCACGACGATGCCGCTGGCGCCCGCCTGGATGCCCAAGCAGCCGTGCCCGGCGTACCGGTTTTCCCGGTGTCATCCCTGCACGGCGAGGGCCTCGAGCCCCTGCGGGCCTTCCTCGAGCCGCGACGCACCGTGGCTCTGGTGGGCTCGTCCGGGGCTGGCAAGTCGACGCTGCTCAACCGGCTCTTCGGTGACGAGGTCATGCGCACCGCGGCGGTGCGGGCCGGTGATGACCGGGGCCGCCACACGACCACCCACCGTCAGCTGGTGCAGCTGCCCGGCGGCGGTTTGCTCATCGACAACCCCGGGGTGAGAGAAGTGCAGCTTTGGGCCGACGACGAGGCTCTGGCGGAGACCTTCTCGGATCTCGAGGAGCTGGCCCGCGGCTGCCGTTTCCGCGACTGCCGCCACGGCGAGGAGCCGGGCTGCGAGGTCCAGGCCGCCGTCGCCGACGGCCGGCTGGCGGAGGAGCGGCTGGCCAGCTGGCGGAAGCTGGAGAAGGAGCTGGCGCACCTGGAACGGCAGCAGGATATCGCCGCCAGCCGCCGCGAGGACCGCCGCCTGGGACGCTTCTATAAGCGAGTTCAGGCGGTCAAGAAAGCGCGGAGAGGAGGGCCTTAAGTAGCTGATTCCAAGAGTCTTACATAGGGGGCACCCACTTGTTGGTGGGATAGTTGACGAGGCTTGGCCGTGGACCGCTCCAACAGGGGGTACCCACTTGTTGATGGGCCCGCAGGCGGGGTCTCACCGCAGGGGGTACCCACTTGTTGGTTCTTCAAGGTTCTTCTTGGTTCGATGGTTGGCGAGCCTCGTCGGCCGGGTCTCACCGCAGGGGGTACCCACTTGTTGATCTGCTAGTGATCGGGCTTCTTGGCGTGGAACCCCTCACGATTCTCTGCGTATAGAACGGGAACCTTTTGGAGAGCTGCCATGCACGATTTGCGAGCTGATCTTCGCTCCTTCCTTCGGACCTGTACTCGCTGGCCGGGGCTGAGCGCTGCGGTGATGGGGATTCTGGCCCTGGGCATCGCCGCCACGGTGGTGGTCTATGGGCTGGTGGATGCGCTGGTTCTCGATCCGTTTCCCTACCCGCAGTCGGAGCGGCTGGTGGTGGTGGGGTCGGAGATGCCGCGGACCGGGCGGGAGTTGGGCTTCTTCGAGCGGCTGTCGGCGCCGGAGATCGAGGAGCTGCGCCAGCGCAGCCGGACCCTCGGGCGCTTTCTGCCCTTCGACCTCAACAGTGTCCGAGTGCAGGGCGAGGATTTTCCCGTCCGGCTCTTTGCCCTCTTCACCTGGCGCGATCCCTTTGAAGCCTTGGGGGTGGCGCCGCACCTGGGGCGTGGCTTCGCGGCGGAGGAGTTGGAGAGCGACGGGGCGGCGGCGGTGGTCAGCTACGAGCTGTGGCAGAGCTTCTACGGCGGCGATCCGAAAGTGCTGGGCAGCATCCTCGTGGCCGATGGGGTTGCCTACACCGTGATCGGCGTGGCGCCGCCGGCGAGCAGCGTCTACGGTGCAGACCTCTGGCTGCCGCTGCGGGCGAGGGTCGCTCACCTGCCGCGAGAGCAGCGCCATTTCAACCTCCTGGCGCGGATGGCTCCCGGCGCCGATCTATCCACCGTCAACGCCGAGCTGGCAGCTCTCGCTGGAGCCTCGGAGGCGGCGCTTCCGGAAGTCGAGGAGTATGAGAATTGGCGTTTGGAGGCCACGACTTGGGGGCGCTTCAACGCCTTCGCCTACGAGGACGAGGCGGCCCTGGCGTTGGGAGCCATGATCCTCATGTTGCTGCTGGTCTCCGCCAACGTGGCCAATTTGTTGATGACCCGTGCGGCGTCTCGCCGGGAAGAGATCTCCGTGCGTCGAGCCTTGGGCGCCAGCACCGGGAGCATCGTGCGCCAGGTGCTGGTGGAGAGCTTCTTGTTTACCGTCAGCGGCGGTGTCCTCGGTTGGGTGCTGGCGAGTTGGGGGCTCGGCGTGGCTCTGGCGTGGCTCCCGGCCCATCTGCGGCCCCCGGCGGAGATGGCGGCCTTCGATGGCAGCACGTACCTCGTGGCCGCTGCCGCCACCGTGGTCACCGCCCTGATTCTCGGTCTGCCGCCGGCCTGGCACCTGGGCCGCCATCGCCTTCGCTTCGGTCTGGGCACTGCTGGCCGCGCTTCGGAGGGGCGCGGAGCTCGGCGGGCGCATCGGCTGATGGTCATCGCTCAGGTGGCGGCGGCGGCGGTGCTGCTCTCCGGGGCTGCCGCAGTGCTCTCGGCCTGGCTCCAGTTGGCGCATCAGGATCCCGGGTTCCCCGCCGATCGGCTGCTTTCCATGCGTCTCAGCCTGCCGGCGGAGGAGTACGAGGGAGAGGCGGTGCCCCGATTTTTTGAGCGGCTGCAGCAGGAGGTGGCGAGTCTTCCCGGCGTCCAGGGCGCGTCCGTCGCCACGCAGGTGGCGCCCAATACCTTTTTCAGCTCCGAGCTACGGCTGGAGGGAGAGCTGCCCGACGGCGCTAGCCCCAGGCTCTTCCACACCGTGGTGGGGGATGGCTACTTCCAGGCGCTGGGGCTGAAGCTGCTGCGGGGGCGAGTGCTCGATGACCGGGATCGCTCCCGCGGCCCCTGCGCCCTGGTGCTCAACGAGCTGGCGGCGGATCGGTATTTCCCCTCGGGGGAGGAGCTCGGGAGTCGTGCGCGGGTCCTGGGCTCGCGTTTCGACAGCGGTTGGTGCGAGGTGGTGGGAGTGGTGGCGGCGGTGCGCAACCAGGGGCCGGGGCAGCCCGCCGCGCCGGAGATCTACACCAGCCACCGCCAGGCGGGAGGCCGCTACAACCAGATGTTCCTGGTGGTGCGCTCCGCCGGAGAGCCGGCGGATCTGGTGGCGGCGATCCGGTCAGCGGTGGTGAACCTCGATGCCCAACAGCCGGTCTACGCCATCACCACCGGGGAGGGGGCCATCGCCAGCCAGCTGGCCTCGCGCCGGATCACCGCTCAGCTATTGGCGGCCTTCGCTCTCGTCGCCGTCCTGCTGGCGGCCCTGGGAATCTACGGGGTGGTGGCCTATGGCGTAGCCCGGCGGCAGCGGGAGATGGGGTTGCGGTTGGCTTTGGGAGCGGACCCAGGACGGGTCGCCGCCTTGGTGATCGGCGAGTCGTTGCTCACCGTCGGCATCGGTTTGGCCCTTGGCCTCGTCGGTGGCTTCGCCCTGACGCGGCTGCTCCAGACTCAGCTGGCGGCGCTGGCGGAGCTCGATCCAAGTCTGCTGCTGGTGCCCGTCGCCTGCCTTACCCTCGCGGCGGTCCTGGCCGCCGCCCTGCCCGCCCGTCGGGCTGGCCGAGTGCCTCCGGCAGAGGTGCTGCGGCAGCTTTGAGGGCCCGTCGGCTTCTCGTGGAGAAGAATTGATGCTATCTTCGTCCTGCAATGCACTGCAACGCATTGCAGAGAGGATCTCGGAATGCCGACGCAGCTCACCGTGCGATTGCCGGAAGACTTGAACGAAGCCCTCAGTGTTGCCGCCGAGCAGCTCCAGCGCAAGCGGTCCGAGGTCGTTCGTCTGGCTCTTCAGGAGTTCTTGCGGATCTCTGACCGGGGAGAAACGCCAAGGGCGGAGCGAGTCCGAGGACTCATCGGCTCGCTGGAGAGCGGGATTCCGGATCTGGCGGAGAACCATCGCGCCCACATCCTGGAGTCCTTGAAGCGTGGCCGGTGAGCTGCTGCTGGATACCGGCGCTCTGGTCTCTCTCTTGGATCGAAGCCAGCCTCGACATGAGGAGTTTGCTGACTTCTTCGACAGTTGGAGCGGGCCCGTCGCTTCGACGGAAGCGGTGCTGACGGAGGCGACCCACCTTCTGGGCCGCGTTCCGGGAGGCCGGCAGGCTTGTGTGGATTTCTTCTCCCTGGGCGGAGCCACGCTGGTGCCCACCGGTCAGGCCACCCTCGCACGATGCCGGGAGCTCTTGGAGAAGTATCAAGATCTGCCCATGGACTATGCCGATGCGACCCTGGTGGTGCTCGCGGAGGATCTGAACACTCGTCGGGTCTTCACCACCGATCACAAAGACTTTCGAATCTACAGGTACCGCGAGGCGCTACCGTTCCGGATCCTGCCCGAGGATGGCTGACCGTTCGACGACGGGCTGATAGCCGCTACCGCTGAGTCCCAACTGGCAGTCGGGGATGCTTCTCGAATCACCCGCGAGGATGAAAATAAGTCCTTGCGGTCGGGGGTATTTTCAGGACAGCCGCTGTCGCCCCTCCGGGGCTTGGGCATTCTTCGGATCGCACACCCGGGGCTTGCGCCCCGGGCTAGATGCCTCCGCCCCTCCGGGGCTCTGCTGTGCCGCCGGCGCCTGGCTTTCACCACGGGCTAGATGCCTGCGCTCCTCCGGGGCTCTGCTGTGCCGCCGGCGCCTGGCTTTCACCACGGGCTAGATGCCTGCGCCCCTCCGGGGCTCTGCTGTGCCGCCGGCGCCTGACTTTCACCACGGGCTGCTGTGCCCTCTCCGCGTCGATCGATACACTGAGACCCATGGAGCGCGAAGCGACTCGACCGGATCAGGACGGGGACCAGCGTAGGCACCAAATCGCAGCCGCGCTCGAGGCCATCGACAGCGACCCTTTGGCCTACGACCGACTGGTCGAGCTGCTCTATCCCGAGCTGCGCCGACTGGCGCGGCGGCAGCTGCGACGCTTGCGGCCGGGCGACACGCTCGACACGACCAGTCTGGTCAACGAGGCGTACCTGAAAATGGTCGGCGATGGGCGGTACGCCGACCTCTCGCATTTCCTTGCCGCCACGGCCACCGCGATGCGGCACATCCTGCTCAACGCGGCTGAGCGCCGGCTGGCAGAGAAGCGGGGAGCAGGTCGTGCGGCGATCACCCTCGAAGAGTGGATCGTGCCCGAGAGCCCGGGCCTCGCCCTCGAAGAGATCGTCGC is a window encoding:
- the rsgA gene encoding ribosome small subunit-dependent GTPase A, with the protein product MEFDFVSHPVLQDFGYDDPWARHFVQASAQATGASSYPAHGSSIQPARVLFHASENYRVITAAGEREARPAGRLRREGELPVVGDWVVAEGPAEPGAGPLLLTTVLPRSTRLSRKVPGAQTVEQVVAANVDTVFVVMGLDGDFNLRRLERFAVMVWESGAQPVAVLTKADLHDDAAGARLDAQAAVPGVPVFPVSSLHGEGLEPLRAFLEPRRTVALVGSSGAGKSTLLNRLFGDEVMRTAAVRAGDDRGRHTTTHRQLVQLPGGGLLIDNPGVREVQLWADDEALAETFSDLEELARGCRFRDCRHGEEPGCEVQAAVADGRLAEERLASWRKLEKELAHLERQQDIAASRREDRRLGRFYKRVQAVKKARRGGP
- a CDS encoding ArsB/NhaD family transporter, translating into MDSALHGADQAVSGAQYWLAVGIFVTCFILIVSEKVHKTKVALFGAALTIALPILTQMEAFHSPHLGIDYNVIFLLISMMIIVNILGRSGVFEWSAVKLAKLARGRPFPILAIFLVFTAVFSALLDNVTTVLLFAPVTLLIADELELDPIPFLIGEALASNIGGAATLIGDPPNLMIASRSGLGFMDFVVNMGPAVVVMMGALLVVVWAFFGRRLTVDEERRMHILSMDEKRLIKDPVLVRKSLIVMALVAVGFTLHSVTHTEPATVALLGAAFLLLISRLDTHEILSEVEWPTIFFFIGLYIIIGGVVKVGLISDLSEVVIQATQPTEESMFTTSIVLLWFSGIASAFLDNIPYVATMSPLVVDMATTVFHGAEHAAPLTQETLHHPVLLPVWWALALGSCLGGNGTPIGASANVVVLGISEKSGRPISFLRFMAYGMPIMLLTLLISHVYLYLRYF
- a CDS encoding CBS domain-containing protein; this translates as MRVRTAMLEQPVTTHPDQTFDELLQNLVGSRQATAAVLDDDGKLVGLVGIHDVLRKIVPLYVDLDHKLMEVMHEGYFEERLARLKDTRVRDFMSTELDTVTPDDTLIKAVVIIVENRRKTLPVIEDGKFLGMITRRSILEKVVPSLP
- a CDS encoding YbhB/YbcL family Raf kinase inhibitor-like protein, whose amino-acid sequence is MPLMLTSPAFSQNGDIPKIYTCDSQNVSPPLAWSGMPAKTETLALIVDDPDAPDPKAPETTWVHWVLYNVPRTVTALPQALTARHLPSGAQEGLNDWNQRGYGGPCPPTGRHRYVFQLFALDTTLPDLKSPTKEQLLKAMEGHILDQAERVGTYERQPRGY
- a CDS encoding M28 family peptidase; amino-acid sequence: MQHRALVLVALLILIAASALPMAAADEPTPPDSDVQRLVSALLGDTPMIDDLRSLTDEVGGRPTGSEANARSVEWALEHFRDAGVEARSEAFTMPARWLEISASAHIEGEGVAYEPRVAAMPYSTGTPEAGLTAPLVDGGRGTAEDFERLGDAARNAFVLIETEELLDVPGLFREYTEGAALEARAFDAGVAGVVYTGSRPRDVLHRHNASRGPANQHPMAIVERTAGQRALRLLRSGTPLELTLDLKVDAGGPYESHNVIGEIRGTAEPEEFVVVGAHLDSWGLGTGALDNGCNVALVLDLARQMTRLGIQPRRTIRFALWNGEEQGLFGSWRYTQQHADEMDRTVMASSFDIGNGRTTGFFTGGRPELQAAVEKALEPVAGLGPFTNLDVPIVGTDNYDFMMQGVGNLVANQESATYGPNYHAATDTFDKVDPTQLRLNAAIAGAVTLGFANMDVDWQRQTRAEIQELIDSTDLGDQMRTFGVYEAWEEGIRGRARTD
- a CDS encoding ABC transporter ATP-binding protein, which encodes MPSPQPSLKPREDSVAEPSPAGTSREAPLLRLWRYASGHRKHTVAAVSCSVLNKFFDLAPPVLIGAAVDIVVRRQDSMLAGFGFTDPRQQIVLLAILTFIIWALESAFEYAYAVLWRNLAQSIQHELRMDAYGHLQGLEMGFFEERSTGGLMSVLSDDINQLERFLDGGANDLLQVATTVVLVGVAFFYLAPTVAWMSFVPIPLILWGSFLFQRRIAPRYAQVRERVASLNAQLANNLGGIATIKSFAAEDREVKRLEGESLAYQESNRQAIRLSSAFSPLIRIVILVGFTATLVYGGFLALDGSLEVGAYSVMVFLTQRLLWPLTRLGATFDLYQRAMASTHRVLDLLHTRPGIENGEEPLLLDSVRGEMELRGVTFAYRPGYPVLRDLDLRVEAGKTTAIVGATGAGKSSVIKLLLRFYDVQEGRVCLDGIDLHRLDLGDLRRAVGLVSQDVFLFHGTVRENIAYGRPDADFEEIVAAAGLAEADEFIRRLPEGYDTVVGERGQRLSGGQRQRLSIARAMLKDPPILILDEATSAVDNETEAAIQRSLARLSVDRTTVVIAHRLSTIRHAHRIYVLDDGQVAEMGSHEELLAQDGVYAGLWSVQTGEAVAV